The following proteins come from a genomic window of Tepidisphaeraceae bacterium:
- a CDS encoding IS481 family transposase: protein AAYNFAKRLKTLHGLTPHEFICKKWLEDPSQFHSDPNQHMLGLYT from the coding sequence GCCGCATATAACTTCGCTAAGCGACTCAAAACCCTGCATGGCCTCACGCCCCACGAGTTCATCTGCAAGAAGTGGCTTGAAGACCCTAGCCAGTTCCATTCAGATCCGAACCAGCACATGCTGGGACTGTAC